The following proteins come from a genomic window of Verrucomicrobiales bacterium:
- a CDS encoding UDP-N-acetylglucosamine diphosphorylase: MFSPSDLFNLNETEHAALFEGCQYAWEALPKIAPYLKARVKPEQRPRCEGRVFIGAGVVIGEGTVIEDGVMIKGPAIIGKNCQIRHNAYLREDVIIGDNCVVGNSCELKNAVLFNGATVPHFNYVGDSILGFKAHLGAGVKISNVKLVPGTILIDDIDGKPHDTGLRKFGALVGDLVDVGCNAVLSPGSILGRNSVIYPNVHWRSILPANMIVKNQSPFEVVVRRPRET, translated from the coding sequence ATGTTCAGTCCATCGGACCTGTTCAATTTAAACGAAACCGAGCACGCCGCCCTTTTCGAGGGATGCCAATATGCGTGGGAAGCCTTGCCGAAGATTGCTCCCTATCTCAAGGCGAGAGTGAAGCCGGAACAGCGCCCTCGCTGCGAGGGGCGGGTGTTTATCGGTGCCGGCGTGGTGATAGGCGAAGGCACCGTGATCGAGGATGGCGTCATGATCAAGGGACCGGCCATCATCGGAAAGAACTGTCAGATTCGCCACAACGCTTACCTGCGCGAGGATGTCATCATCGGTGACAACTGCGTCGTGGGAAATTCCTGCGAACTCAAGAATGCGGTTCTGTTCAACGGTGCCACGGTGCCTCATTTCAACTACGTCGGAGATTCGATTCTTGGCTTCAAGGCTCACCTGGGCGCAGGGGTCAAGATTTCCAATGTGAAGCTGGTTCCGGGGACCATCCTGATCGACGACATCGATGGCAAACCTCACGATACCGGGCTGCGCAAGTTTGGCGCGTTGGTGGGAGATTTGGTCGACGTGGGGTGCAATGCGGTGCTGAGCCCGGGGTCGATTCTCGGACGGAACTCGGTCATCTATCCCAATGTCCATTGGCGCAGTATTCTCCCGGCGAACATGATCGTGAAGAATCAATCGCCGTTTGAAGTGGTGGTTCGCCGCCCGCGCGAGACCTGA
- the rnc gene encoding ribonuclease III — MSDLTELQERLGYRFERSDLLSLALTHPSVAHDVAGSAQHNQRLEFLGDAVLGLVITNELFSKFPGFGEGPLTKARAQLVNRRTLAAQALRLDLGGHLILSRGEELSGGRVRQSALADCFEAVTGAIFLDGGYASAREFILRCFRGGFGELTEIPNLDNPKGELQETLQTNSNHPPEYELTSVSGPDHDRLFECRVKHGGVELGRGLGKSKKEAESMAAVAALKALQHKPAAE, encoded by the coding sequence GTGTCGGACCTAACGGAATTGCAGGAACGATTGGGCTATCGATTCGAGCGCAGTGATCTTCTGTCGCTCGCGTTGACGCATCCCTCGGTGGCGCACGATGTGGCGGGTAGCGCCCAGCACAACCAGCGGTTGGAGTTCCTGGGCGACGCGGTTCTTGGCCTGGTCATCACCAACGAGCTGTTCTCCAAGTTTCCCGGCTTTGGCGAGGGTCCGCTGACCAAAGCCAGGGCTCAGTTGGTGAACCGTCGCACCCTGGCGGCTCAAGCCCTTCGCCTCGATCTCGGTGGACACTTGATCCTCAGCCGCGGCGAGGAGTTAAGCGGAGGCCGGGTTCGTCAATCGGCTCTGGCGGATTGCTTCGAAGCCGTGACCGGCGCAATTTTTCTCGACGGCGGCTATGCCTCGGCCCGGGAGTTTATCCTGCGGTGCTTCCGCGGCGGGTTCGGTGAGTTGACTGAGATCCCCAACCTGGACAACCCCAAGGGGGAACTGCAGGAGACCCTGCAGACCAACTCCAACCATCCTCCCGAGTATGAGCTAACCTCGGTCAGTGGGCCTGACCATGACCGTCTTTTCGAGTGTCGGGTTAAACATGGCGGGGTTGAGTTGGGGCGAGGTTTGGGAAAAAGCAAGAAAGAGGCGGAAAGCATGGCGGCCGTCGCGGCCTTGAAGGCCTTGCAGCACAAGCCAGCCGCCGAGTGA
- a CDS encoding DUF1957 domain-containing protein has product MHGYLAIILHAHLPFVRHPEHDRFLEESWLYEAVLETYLPLIQVMDGWLRDGMETRLTLTLSPTLCSMLLDPLLRDRCNHRLNSLIELAEKEIHRTHWDRSFQPLARMYHQRLCGLRETWEAYGRNVVGAFRKFQEQGRLEIITTAATHSVFPLLASHPPSLRAQILVARDHYRECFGCDPSGIWLPECAFTPGVELVLQEANIRWFVMDTHGLLHAHPRPRYGVYAPVFTPNGIAAFGRDHESATQVWSRQSGYPADHRYRDFYRDIGYDLDYDYVKPYLPGTETRGFTGIKYYAITGTAQKQVYDRPEALQAAADQAQHFLESRITQAQRIGNIIGRPPLLISPYDAELFGHWWYEGPEFLDYFVRKTVHDQQIVRLTTPRDYLRENPTQQVATPSPSTWGEEGHLKVWLNEKNQWIVPHLHVAQERMTELVDRNPHAEGVQLRALKQAGRELLLAQASDWPFILRTGTSPDYAERRVKEHLLRFLALHEQLTTTRIDEKQLSMIEGQDNLFPNLDYRYWRTRA; this is encoded by the coding sequence ATGCACGGCTACCTGGCAATCATTTTGCACGCTCACCTGCCGTTTGTCCGGCACCCTGAGCATGACCGTTTTCTCGAGGAAAGCTGGCTGTATGAGGCTGTCCTGGAGACTTATCTACCCCTGATCCAGGTGATGGATGGCTGGCTCCGGGATGGAATGGAGACTCGGCTCACCCTCACCCTGTCGCCGACGCTGTGTTCGATGTTGTTGGATCCGCTCCTGCGCGACCGATGCAATCACCGTCTCAACTCCCTCATTGAGCTGGCGGAAAAGGAGATCCATCGAACGCATTGGGACCGTTCTTTTCAGCCTCTGGCACGGATGTATCACCAACGGCTCTGCGGATTGAGAGAGACCTGGGAAGCCTACGGCCGGAACGTCGTTGGGGCTTTCCGAAAGTTTCAAGAGCAGGGTCGACTGGAAATCATCACCACAGCCGCCACTCACTCGGTATTCCCGCTTCTCGCCTCGCATCCCCCTTCCCTGCGCGCTCAAATCCTAGTCGCTCGCGACCACTATCGGGAGTGTTTCGGGTGCGATCCTTCGGGAATCTGGCTACCGGAGTGCGCCTTCACGCCGGGTGTGGAACTGGTCCTGCAGGAAGCCAACATCCGCTGGTTTGTCATGGACACCCATGGCCTGCTGCACGCGCATCCGCGTCCTCGCTATGGGGTTTATGCCCCGGTGTTCACCCCCAACGGGATCGCGGCCTTCGGTCGCGATCACGAATCGGCCACTCAGGTGTGGAGCCGACAAAGCGGCTACCCCGCCGACCACCGGTATCGGGACTTCTACCGGGACATCGGGTATGACCTCGATTACGACTATGTGAAGCCCTACTTGCCCGGAACGGAGACGCGCGGGTTCACGGGAATCAAGTACTACGCCATCACGGGAACCGCGCAAAAGCAAGTTTACGACCGTCCAGAAGCCCTGCAGGCCGCCGCCGATCAGGCGCAGCATTTCTTGGAAAGCCGCATCACCCAGGCTCAACGCATCGGAAACATCATCGGCCGCCCTCCCCTGCTCATCTCCCCATATGACGCCGAACTTTTCGGCCACTGGTGGTACGAAGGCCCCGAGTTCCTGGACTATTTCGTTCGGAAGACCGTCCATGACCAGCAAATCGTCCGCCTCACCACCCCGCGCGATTACCTGCGCGAAAACCCCACCCAACAAGTAGCCACCCCCAGCCCTTCGACGTGGGGGGAGGAGGGGCATCTGAAGGTGTGGTTGAACGAGAAGAACCAGTGGATTGTGCCCCATCTCCACGTGGCCCAGGAGCGGATGACCGAGCTGGTCGATCGCAACCCCCATGCCGAGGGCGTCCAACTGCGGGCTCTGAAGCAAGCCGGCCGAGAGCTGCTTCTAGCCCAAGCGAGTGATTGGCCCTTCATCTTGCGCACCGGAACGAGCCCGGACTACGCTGAACGACGCGTCAAGGAGCACCTCCTTCGCTTCCTGGCGTTACACGAGCAGTTGACCACGACGCGCATCGACGAGAAACAACTCAGCATGATCGAGGGACAGGATAATCTGTTCCCCAACCTTGACTACCGCTATTGGCGAACCAGGGCCTAG
- a CDS encoding CHASE2 domain-containing protein: protein MTSGSNRLWIMAGICAGCTVLFSFLFVLLPESYLYEIEVYSQDLRLRLGQRAPVDPRLAFVAIDQPSYNQDYPDAESRRNRAIELICQRYPWPREIWAIAIERLIQAGAKVVALDIVFAGETEADEKLKAVLDRYPNQVVVGANYVSLEESEGKNYDTLQYPPASVIDPGTNHPMQDLRIGLIRTERDADGAIRRIAFQKGGDIASVVPPEVTIESFAGRILRQAGRADMILPGTESHRFRYAAKPNQGFARVPFIDLFHPMVLEKNYNPKGYFKDKIVIIGPAASIFHDEHRTPFGGEVMLGPEIHLNFLSAALNSQFLKEATFATNLALTAWGGLVAWLFSWRFPRLFQRFSLSILCVTLYLLTAQFLYDYADLFIAVVAPVAVLLTSGSVGLVYDFAQARREKAQLRRTLERYVAKDVVRELLDNPQTYLNSLVGVRKPVTILFSDIRGFTSLTEGANAALLVKQLNEYFQEMVGTVVKNRGRLDKFIGDAVMADWGSFVSGGVATDAERAVLTALQMREGLKKLNLAWQASGLQPLAFGLGINHGEVIVGNLGSEEKMEVSVIGDAVNLASRLESLTKQYHLDLLLGESVASFVRERFTLRSVDFVRVQGKTKPVEVFTIPPQAADQKLDLDWLRHYEKGVVLYRQRNFQAAIEAFQESLRLEPQDELTPIYLERCEKLLNSPPPEGWSGVFETSKK, encoded by the coding sequence ATGACCTCGGGTTCAAACAGGCTCTGGATCATGGCGGGCATCTGCGCGGGTTGCACGGTGCTGTTCAGTTTCCTGTTTGTGCTGCTTCCGGAAAGCTATCTCTACGAAATCGAGGTCTATTCCCAAGACTTGCGCCTCCGGCTCGGACAGCGAGCCCCGGTTGATCCTCGGCTGGCGTTCGTCGCCATCGATCAACCCAGCTACAATCAGGACTATCCCGATGCCGAATCCCGGCGCAATCGAGCGATCGAACTGATCTGCCAACGCTATCCCTGGCCTCGGGAGATCTGGGCGATCGCTATCGAAAGGCTCATCCAAGCCGGCGCTAAAGTAGTCGCTCTGGACATCGTCTTCGCAGGGGAAACCGAAGCGGACGAGAAACTCAAGGCGGTGCTGGATCGCTATCCCAACCAGGTGGTGGTGGGAGCCAACTACGTGTCATTGGAAGAGTCCGAAGGCAAGAATTACGATACGCTACAGTACCCTCCTGCCAGCGTCATCGACCCGGGCACCAATCATCCGATGCAGGATCTTCGGATTGGGCTCATCCGTACGGAACGGGACGCCGATGGGGCTATCCGGCGGATCGCTTTCCAGAAAGGCGGAGACATCGCCTCCGTGGTTCCCCCGGAGGTCACCATCGAGTCGTTTGCCGGTCGAATCCTCAGGCAGGCCGGACGAGCCGACATGATTCTTCCCGGGACCGAATCGCACCGATTTCGCTACGCGGCGAAGCCCAATCAAGGATTTGCGCGGGTGCCTTTCATTGATCTCTTTCACCCGATGGTCCTCGAAAAAAACTATAACCCCAAAGGCTACTTCAAGGACAAGATTGTCATCATCGGCCCGGCGGCCTCCATTTTTCACGACGAGCACCGCACGCCGTTTGGGGGCGAAGTAATGCTGGGGCCCGAAATCCACCTCAACTTCCTCAGCGCAGCCCTCAACAGCCAATTTCTCAAGGAAGCAACCTTCGCAACCAACCTGGCCCTCACCGCTTGGGGTGGCTTGGTGGCCTGGCTCTTTAGCTGGAGATTCCCTCGTCTGTTCCAGCGATTCTCGCTGTCCATACTCTGCGTCACGCTCTACCTGCTCACCGCTCAGTTTCTCTACGATTACGCCGACCTCTTTATCGCAGTAGTCGCCCCGGTCGCCGTCCTACTCACCAGCGGTTCCGTCGGGCTTGTCTACGACTTTGCCCAAGCCCGCCGGGAAAAGGCCCAGCTACGCCGAACCCTGGAACGATACGTGGCAAAGGACGTCGTCAGAGAACTGCTGGACAACCCGCAAACCTACCTCAACTCGCTGGTCGGGGTCCGCAAGCCGGTCACCATCCTTTTCTCTGACATCCGCGGATTCACCTCTCTAACCGAGGGGGCTAACGCCGCGCTGCTCGTGAAGCAGTTGAACGAATACTTTCAAGAAATGGTCGGGACGGTGGTTAAAAACCGCGGGCGACTCGATAAGTTCATCGGGGACGCGGTGATGGCCGATTGGGGAAGCTTCGTCAGCGGAGGGGTGGCGACGGATGCGGAACGAGCGGTTCTGACGGCGCTCCAAATGCGCGAGGGCTTGAAGAAATTGAACCTGGCCTGGCAGGCGAGCGGCCTGCAACCCCTGGCGTTCGGCCTGGGGATCAATCATGGCGAGGTCATTGTGGGAAATCTCGGGTCGGAGGAAAAGATGGAGGTATCGGTGATTGGCGATGCCGTGAATCTGGCGTCCCGCCTCGAGAGCCTCACCAAACAATACCACCTGGATTTGTTGCTCGGCGAAAGCGTCGCGTCTTTTGTCCGCGAACGCTTCACTCTCCGCTCGGTCGATTTTGTGCGAGTCCAAGGCAAGACCAAACCCGTCGAAGTCTTCACCATCCCTCCTCAAGCCGCAGATCAAAAGCTGGATCTGGATTGGCTGCGCCACTACGAGAAAGGGGTCGTGCTCTACCGCCAACGTAACTTTCAAGCGGCGATCGAAGCCTTCCAGGAATCGCTGCGCTTGGAACCTCAGGATGAACTCACACCCATCTATCTCGAACGGTGCGAAAAACTCCTGAATTCCCCACCTCCCGAAGGGTGGAGCGGAGTGTTCGAAACCAGCAAGAAGTAA
- a CDS encoding leucine-rich repeat domain-containing protein translates to MLQQNITSGRYRVSMRLFCLAWISAGLLTYAAEPAAPAPPSPPIFADKNLESAVRRYVFEKRDTDKPIVEADVVNLSTLEARGLGITNLAGLEKCRSLALIDLSRNRIKDVSALKGLGMLQSLTLSDNALEDIAPLASLPSLQYLELSRNRLKTLEAVRGLTNLNALYASSNRIADLSPVLGLRRLSSLYLDDNKLKSIEGIGTLKALFTLSLNRNSIADLAPLDGVGTLFNLFIEGNRIRNLTPLIEIAKKDTEHRFAPFLTVYLKGNPLSSKARKEQIDELKAIGTKVVQ, encoded by the coding sequence ATGCTCCAACAAAACATCACTTCGGGTCGTTACCGCGTTTCGATGAGACTTTTTTGCCTGGCATGGATCTCGGCGGGGCTTCTCACTTACGCTGCGGAGCCGGCTGCCCCGGCGCCTCCCAGCCCCCCCATCTTCGCCGACAAGAATCTGGAGTCGGCCGTGAGACGCTATGTGTTTGAAAAGCGGGATACCGACAAGCCGATTGTCGAGGCGGATGTGGTAAACCTCTCCACCCTGGAAGCTCGCGGCCTGGGCATTACGAATCTCGCCGGTCTGGAAAAATGCCGCAGCTTGGCTTTGATCGATCTCAGCCGGAATCGAATTAAGGATGTCAGCGCTCTCAAGGGCCTGGGCATGCTTCAGTCGCTGACCCTGTCTGACAATGCGCTCGAGGATATCGCGCCCCTCGCCTCGCTTCCCTCGCTACAATATCTCGAGCTAAGCCGGAATCGGCTCAAAACCCTCGAGGCCGTGCGGGGACTCACCAATCTGAACGCTCTCTACGCCAGCTCCAATCGGATCGCGGATCTGTCTCCCGTCCTCGGGCTCAGGCGGCTCTCCTCCCTCTATTTGGATGACAACAAACTCAAGAGTATCGAGGGAATCGGAACGCTCAAAGCGCTGTTCACCCTGTCGCTTAACCGGAATTCGATCGCAGATCTGGCGCCGCTAGATGGGGTAGGCACCTTGTTCAACCTCTTCATCGAAGGAAATCGGATCCGCAACCTGACCCCGCTCATCGAGATTGCCAAAAAGGACACCGAGCACCGGTTCGCCCCCTTCCTGACCGTCTATCTCAAGGGAAACCCGCTTTCGTCCAAAGCGCGGAAGGAACAGATCGACGAACTCAAGGCGATCGGAACAAAGGTCGTGCAGTAG
- a CDS encoding iron-sulfur cluster assembly accessory protein, whose amino-acid sequence MIGSSANKSVSAAPSFRLGDERLIKVSPSAAKKVGSLLAKQGRPQGVLRVAVVGGGCSGLQYKMDLQDAPANRDILVESAGIRVVVDPKSALYVTGSELDYVDALQEGGFKVKNPNAATSCSCGESFSA is encoded by the coding sequence ATGATTGGCTCTTCTGCAAACAAATCAGTTTCGGCCGCGCCCAGCTTTCGGCTGGGTGATGAACGGTTGATCAAGGTGTCTCCGAGCGCCGCCAAGAAGGTGGGGTCTCTGCTCGCGAAGCAGGGTCGACCGCAAGGCGTTCTGCGGGTGGCGGTTGTAGGAGGGGGTTGTTCCGGTCTCCAGTACAAGATGGACCTGCAAGACGCGCCGGCCAACCGTGATATCTTGGTGGAATCGGCCGGTATCCGGGTTGTCGTTGATCCCAAGAGTGCTTTGTATGTGACCGGGAGCGAGCTCGACTATGTGGATGCTCTTCAGGAGGGCGGCTTCAAGGTTAAGAATCCCAATGCAGCGACCAGTTGCTCGTGCGGCGAGAGTTTCAGCGCCTGA
- a CDS encoding PD40 domain-containing protein: MRLSPCLPLRSLLCFLTVALGIPADAQLSPARQEPVIGARMPALSADGTRLAFVYRGDLWLASAEGGRAVALTQNIETDAYPLFSPDGRWVAFASKRTGNSDIFAVSVDGGSPRQLTWHGGVDLPCGWSPDGQRLLFSGKRDSANFGIFALDVQTLRTELLCEDYAALHSPSFAADGKRVVYGRYGFPWTRPRYHGSAAAQIWIMDLERQARYAVTQDGFQHLWTQFQPDGRRLVCVTVAEPTPSTSTLQQVLPKVVDSPRRTPNLWEFNLEGEGRPLTHFTGAPVRFPSVARRSGDIAFEQGLDVWRLRPGAKEPERITLYVSTDEKQSTRRREKLTGGVSEAEPSPDGKRFAFGLRGDLWAIPVEKPKGVAGRSAEFARRLTDWAGDDSDFVWTRDGKRLIFTSDREFNQRLYQLDLETKAISPLWLRDEDVTGPRLSPDGKTLGFWVSGKEGGLFLMSLDTLQARRLIKLPGPQVYGSGGGRFSWSPDQRWLAYEGRGDRLSQNIWVISVDGGEPINVTRLYAQHGDPVWSPDGKYLLFSSNRDGSGLYVLPLKWEEARTLDTDLKYEKPAGSVEVEIDFRDISRRIRKVTPQQPQDDLAMTTDGIIWFLSEGDIWSVGWDGRDARRATTGGGKSHFRIAAEGKKGFYTQNGDLYTLSLDSKSSEKVAFTADWERDVILERKAAFTQFWRSYHRAFYDGNFHGRDWEAIRKRYEPLLGAVETSDEFSQLLGMMVGELDASHAEVKSAAPAPSPITPHLGFTFDYSHPGPGLRIQRVPEGAPGWFSKTLLRPGEYVLAIDGREVRADERLYEWINDKQDREFEFTVSSTTSTNQARLVKYKVLTSEDWNELEYRNRVERRRKLVQTAGQDRIGYLHVSGMLSANQAKFEREIYEDMVGKDAMIIDVRFNTGGNISDTLIDWLERRVHGYMRLRDGRAEPSPALAWNKKLIVLMNEHSYSNAEMFPYALRARGLARLVGKATPGYVIWTWEFRLVDGTGARMPMTGFYRLDGTTQENSGEVPDVEVPLSPQDWLEDRDPQLLKAIELLTQ; the protein is encoded by the coding sequence ATGCGCCTCTCGCCGTGCCTGCCGCTCCGATCCCTGCTGTGCTTCCTCACGGTCGCGCTCGGCATCCCTGCCGACGCCCAGCTCTCTCCCGCTCGTCAGGAACCGGTGATCGGTGCGCGCATGCCCGCGCTGAGCGCGGATGGAACGCGACTCGCCTTTGTTTATCGCGGAGACCTTTGGCTCGCATCGGCGGAAGGGGGCCGTGCGGTCGCCCTGACTCAAAACATCGAGACAGATGCCTACCCGCTTTTCTCTCCGGATGGCCGATGGGTGGCGTTTGCGAGCAAGCGCACGGGAAACTCGGACATCTTTGCCGTCTCGGTCGATGGCGGATCACCGCGCCAGCTGACCTGGCATGGCGGTGTGGATCTGCCCTGCGGCTGGAGTCCGGATGGTCAGCGGCTACTGTTCTCAGGCAAACGTGACAGTGCCAACTTCGGCATCTTCGCGCTCGACGTTCAAACCCTCCGCACTGAGCTGCTGTGTGAAGATTACGCCGCTCTCCATTCCCCGTCGTTCGCCGCCGACGGGAAGCGTGTGGTTTACGGTCGCTATGGCTTTCCTTGGACCCGGCCGCGGTATCATGGATCCGCCGCCGCTCAGATCTGGATCATGGACCTGGAGCGCCAGGCGCGCTATGCGGTGACTCAGGACGGATTCCAGCATTTGTGGACCCAATTCCAACCCGACGGGCGTCGCTTGGTCTGTGTGACGGTGGCGGAGCCCACGCCATCGACGAGCACGCTTCAGCAGGTCTTGCCGAAGGTGGTGGATTCACCGCGTCGGACCCCCAATCTCTGGGAGTTTAACCTGGAAGGGGAAGGTCGCCCGCTCACCCACTTTACCGGCGCCCCGGTGCGTTTCCCCAGCGTGGCCCGTCGATCCGGGGACATTGCCTTCGAGCAGGGCCTTGACGTCTGGCGACTTAGGCCGGGGGCCAAGGAGCCTGAGCGCATCACGCTTTACGTCTCCACCGACGAAAAGCAGAGCACTCGGCGTCGGGAGAAGCTTACCGGCGGTGTCAGTGAGGCTGAGCCTTCACCGGACGGGAAACGCTTTGCGTTTGGACTTCGGGGGGATCTGTGGGCGATTCCGGTGGAAAAGCCCAAGGGAGTGGCCGGTCGGTCGGCGGAGTTTGCTCGACGGCTGACGGACTGGGCGGGCGATGATTCGGATTTCGTTTGGACCCGCGATGGTAAGCGATTGATCTTCACCTCGGATCGAGAGTTCAACCAACGGCTCTACCAGCTCGATCTCGAGACCAAGGCAATCAGTCCATTGTGGTTGCGGGACGAAGACGTTACCGGGCCGCGTCTGTCCCCGGATGGCAAGACGCTTGGGTTCTGGGTGTCCGGCAAGGAGGGCGGGCTGTTCCTCATGTCGCTCGACACGCTTCAGGCCCGTCGGTTGATCAAGCTGCCTGGGCCGCAGGTTTATGGCTCGGGCGGAGGTCGTTTCTCCTGGTCCCCGGACCAGCGCTGGCTGGCCTACGAGGGCAGAGGGGATAGGCTGAGCCAGAACATCTGGGTAATCTCCGTGGATGGCGGGGAGCCTATCAATGTCACACGGTTGTATGCCCAGCACGGCGATCCAGTTTGGTCTCCCGACGGCAAGTATCTGTTGTTTTCCAGTAATCGGGATGGCAGCGGTCTTTATGTCCTGCCTCTCAAGTGGGAAGAGGCGCGGACCCTCGATACGGATTTGAAGTATGAAAAGCCGGCTGGTTCGGTGGAGGTGGAGATCGACTTCCGGGATATTTCCCGTCGCATCCGCAAGGTGACTCCTCAGCAGCCTCAGGACGATCTGGCGATGACGACGGACGGTATCATTTGGTTTTTGTCGGAGGGCGATATTTGGTCGGTGGGATGGGATGGCCGCGATGCACGTCGAGCCACCACGGGCGGCGGGAAAAGCCATTTTAGGATCGCTGCCGAAGGCAAGAAGGGCTTTTACACTCAGAACGGGGACTTGTACACCCTGAGCCTCGACTCAAAATCGAGCGAGAAGGTGGCGTTTACCGCCGATTGGGAACGGGATGTGATCTTGGAGCGGAAGGCGGCTTTTACACAGTTCTGGAGATCCTACCATCGGGCCTTCTACGACGGGAATTTCCATGGCCGCGACTGGGAAGCTATCCGGAAGCGGTATGAGCCATTGCTGGGCGCGGTGGAGACCAGCGACGAGTTTAGCCAGTTACTCGGCATGATGGTGGGAGAGTTGGATGCCTCTCATGCTGAGGTTAAGTCGGCGGCTCCCGCGCCCTCGCCGATCACGCCCCATCTCGGCTTCACGTTTGATTACAGTCATCCTGGGCCGGGGCTGCGGATTCAGAGGGTCCCGGAGGGGGCGCCCGGATGGTTTTCCAAGACCTTGCTGCGGCCAGGCGAGTATGTGCTGGCGATCGATGGACGCGAGGTGCGCGCTGACGAGCGGCTCTATGAATGGATCAATGATAAGCAGGATCGCGAGTTTGAGTTCACCGTGAGTTCCACGACCTCCACCAACCAAGCGCGGCTGGTGAAGTATAAGGTGCTTACCTCCGAAGATTGGAACGAATTGGAGTATCGAAACCGAGTCGAGCGGCGTCGCAAGCTGGTCCAGACCGCTGGTCAGGATCGGATTGGCTATCTCCATGTTTCCGGCATGTTGTCCGCCAACCAGGCCAAGTTCGAGCGGGAGATTTACGAGGACATGGTGGGGAAGGATGCGATGATCATCGATGTGAGGTTCAATACCGGGGGAAATATCTCCGACACCCTCATTGACTGGTTGGAGCGACGCGTTCACGGCTACATGCGGTTGCGCGACGGCCGCGCGGAGCCCTCTCCTGCGCTGGCCTGGAACAAGAAGCTCATTGTGCTGATGAACGAGCACAGCTATTCGAACGCCGAGATGTTCCCCTATGCCTTACGGGCTCGGGGTTTGGCGCGGTTGGTGGGAAAAGCGACCCCTGGGTATGTGATTTGGACGTGGGAATTCCGGTTGGTGGACGGGACCGGCGCTCGCATGCCGATGACTGGATTCTATCGTCTGGATGGGACCACTCAGGAGAACAGCGGTGAGGTGCCAGATGTGGAAGTGCCGCTGTCACCCCAGGACTGGTTGGAGGACCGGGATCCGCAATTGCTTAAAGCCATTGAGTTGCTGACGCAATGA